From Asterias rubens chromosome 3, eAstRub1.3, whole genome shotgun sequence, the proteins below share one genomic window:
- the LOC117287860 gene encoding uncharacterized protein LOC117287860 — protein MTSPNSQSTEAAQYFNNIVSRFLASIPTIDANVLASCFQNISQTYRKGLHRLGIKLDWRDNCYRGVYVHRFFALHSYLVYQSLHSALADKTYLTEAWNNEPCFRVCCIGGGPGSDALGLTKFLRDNRLVPTNRLECTIFDRYREWEDTWKKMTKSNANIEFPPMTYISRDMTGCTADLSILDKIRSADFVSFVKFFSTVSAAIGADATRGNLLREVFRELKPGALVFYTDNIFGDRHGEFKRIAYSGGVTDVLFEKIHFPISLPVTERSVSSKSFDAAIQVAPLLSCSVTVMLLRKPHMDNGQNISSEAEPIHTEAENALEAELIHTEADNAAEPIHIEADNALEAEPIHTEADEALLEAEPIHTEADNALEAEPIHTEADEALIEAEPIHTEGDNALEAEPIHTEADNALEAEPIHTDAGEALLEAEPIHTEADNALEAEPIHTEADNALEAEPIHTDAGEALLEAEHIHTEADPEAEHIHTEADPEAEHIHTEADEALLEAEPIHTEADDALEAEPIHTEADEALPEVESILSMTTAPIVAPGDIKSDVQPQDTDQVSVSLKLGSKVNPSRRFTPY, from the coding sequence ATGACGTCTCCGAACTCACAATCAACTGAAGCCGCACAATATTTTAACAATATTGTAAGTAGGTTTTTAGCCTCAATTCCCACTATTGATGCCAACGTGCTTGCGAGTTGTTTCCAAAACATATCCCAGACCTACAGGAAAGGGCTGCACAGACTTGGGATTAAACTAGACTGGAGGGATAACTGCTACCGTGGCGTTTACGTGCATCGCTTCTTCGCTTTGCACAGCTACCTTGTGTATCAAAGTTTGCACTCGGCATTGGCAGATAAGACATATCTCACAGAAGCATGGAACAACGAGCCGTGTTTCCGTGTGTGTTGCATCGGTGGAGGGCCTGGATCAGACGCTCTGGGCCTGACCAAGTTTCTACGGGACAACAGACTGGTTCCAACAAACCGTTTGGAGTGCACGATATTTGATCGGTATCGGGAATGGGAGGACACTTGGAAAAAGATGACAAAGAGCAATGCCAATATTGAGTTTCCACCGATGACATATATCTCGCGTGACATGACCGGCTGTACGGCCGACCTGAGCATACTGGATAAGATAAGATCAGCAGACTTCGTTTCCTTCGTCAAGTTTTTCTCTACTGTGTCTGCCGCCATCGGGGCCGATGCAACTCGCGGAAACTTACTCAGAGAAGTTTTCCGAGAGCTAAAACCAGGCGCTCTTGTGTTTTACACTGACAATATATTTGGCGATAGGCACGGAGAGTTTAAGAGGATCGCTTACTCCGGCGGAGTCACGGATGTGCTTTTCGAAAAAATACACTTTCCGATTTCTCTGCCAGTTACAGAGCGTTCAGTTAGCAGTAAGTCATTCGACGCTGCTATCCAAGTTGCCCCCTTACTAAGCTGTTCGGTGACCGTCATGCTTCTGCGTAAACCTCACATGGACAACGGACAGAATATATCATCAGAAGCTGAACCTATCCACACTGAAGCAGAGAACGCACTGGAAGCTGAGCTTATCCACACTGAAGCAGATAACGCAGCGGAGCCTATCCACATTGAAGCAGATAACGCACTAGAAGCTGAGCCTATCCATACTGAGGCTGACGAAGCACTACTAGAAGCTGAGCCTATCCACACTGAAGCAGATAACGCACTAGAAGCTGAGCCTATCCACACTGAAGCTGACGAAGCACTAATAGAAGCTGAGCCTATCCACACTGAAGGAGATAACGCACTAGAAGCTGAGCCTATCCACACTGAAGCTGATAACGCACTAGAAGCTGAGCCTATCCACACTGATGCTGGCGAAGCACTACTAGAAGCTGAGCCTATCCACACTGAAGCAGATAACGCACTAGAAGCTGAGCCTATCCACACTGAAGCAGATAACGCACTAGAAGCTGAGCCTATCCATACTGATGCTGGCGAAGCACTACTAGAAGCTGAGCATATCCACACTGAAGCTGATCCAGAAGCTGAGCATATCCACACTGAAGCTGATCCAGAAGCTGAGCATATCCACACTGAAGCTGACGAAGCACTACTAGAAGCTGAGCCTATCCACACTGAAGCTGATGACGCACTAGAAGCTGAGCCTATCCACACTGAAGCTGACGAAGCACTGCCAGAAGTGGAGTCTATTCTATCAATGACCACTGCTCCCATTGTGGCACCAGGCGACATCAAATCAGACGTCCAGCCCCAAGACACAGATCAAGTCTCAGTGTCTCTGAAACTTGGATCCAAAGTCAATCCATCTAGGCGCTTTACTCCTTATTGA